A window of the Methanocella sp. genome harbors these coding sequences:
- the comE gene encoding sulfopyruvate decarboxylase subunit beta → MASVEQEVIDIMKSCGIDVVLTLPCDKIKNLLAMVPPSFKEVPLTREENGVGIAAGLFMAGKRPALMIQSTGIGNSLNVLSSLNRTYEIPLPILASWRGYYKEAIYAQTAFGKCLPAILEASDIPHVEIGANSELELVKKAINSSYKSNLPTVILLSPRLWEISTEKHWNPDFTSRERRFNIDCHTIVPKATHTRYDMIRGIAPYLSGKVVVSNIGVPSKELYAAHDQGTNFYMTGSLGLVSSIGQGLAMGLGREVITLDGDGSILMNPNVLASVAQEKPENLTIICFDNSAHGSTGNQKTYSESMDLELLAKSFGIVNTAKASTPEELLKVLEAGGKGPRFIHAIIEAKNADVPNIPLTPVEIKHRFMKAIGY, encoded by the coding sequence ATGGCCAGCGTTGAGCAAGAAGTCATCGACATAATGAAGTCCTGCGGCATCGACGTCGTCCTGACGCTGCCCTGCGACAAGATCAAGAACTTATTGGCGATGGTCCCCCCCAGTTTCAAGGAGGTCCCCCTTACGCGAGAGGAGAATGGCGTGGGCATCGCCGCCGGGCTCTTCATGGCCGGGAAAAGGCCGGCCCTCATGATCCAGAGCACGGGCATCGGCAACTCGCTGAACGTGCTTTCATCCCTAAACCGTACTTATGAGATACCTCTGCCCATCCTGGCGAGCTGGAGAGGGTACTACAAGGAGGCGATCTACGCACAGACTGCCTTCGGAAAGTGCCTCCCGGCCATACTGGAAGCGTCCGATATACCGCACGTCGAGATCGGCGCCAATAGCGAGCTGGAGCTCGTCAAGAAGGCCATCAACTCCTCGTACAAGTCCAACCTGCCGACCGTCATCCTCCTTTCCCCGAGGCTGTGGGAGATCTCGACGGAAAAGCACTGGAACCCTGACTTTACGTCCAGGGAGAGGCGCTTCAATATCGACTGCCATACCATTGTCCCGAAGGCGACTCATACCCGCTACGATATGATCCGGGGCATTGCCCCATACCTGAGCGGCAAAGTCGTAGTCTCCAACATCGGCGTCCCGAGCAAGGAGCTATATGCGGCCCACGACCAGGGCACGAACTTTTACATGACCGGCAGCCTGGGCCTCGTCTCCTCCATCGGCCAGGGCCTGGCCATGGGACTGGGCCGGGAAGTCATCACGCTCGACGGCGACGGCAGTATTTTGATGAACCCGAACGTGCTGGCCAGCGTAGCCCAGGAAAAGCCGGAAAATTTAACGATCATCTGCTTCGATAACAGCGCCCACGGCTCCACCGGCAACCAGAAGACCTATTCGGAAAGCATGGACCTGGAGCTGCTGGCAAAGTCTTTCGGCATCGTGAACACGGCCAAAGCCTCGACGCCGGAAGAGCTGTTGAAAGTGCTGGAGGCCGGAGGCAAAGGCCCGAGGTTCATCCACGCTATCATAGAGGCGAAGAACGCTGACGTCCCGAATATCCCCTTAACGCCGGTCGAGATCAAGCACCGTTTCATGAAGGCTATCGGATATTGA
- a CDS encoding KGG domain-containing protein, whose amino-acid sequence MAERKGQDKGKMTVEEAGHKGGERTSETHGKEFYEEIGHKGGEKTSETHGKEFYRQIGQKGGQKVKELIGKAEGKEEE is encoded by the coding sequence ATGGCTGAGCGAAAGGGACAGGATAAAGGGAAGATGACGGTCGAGGAGGCGGGACATAAGGGAGGCGAGCGGACATCCGAGACCCATGGGAAGGAATTCTACGAGGAGATCGGGCATAAAGGCGGCGAAAAGACGTCCGAGACCCACGGGAAAGAGTTTTATCGGCAGATAGGGCAAAAGGGCGGACAGAAAGTAAAAGAGCTCATAGGGAAGGCAGAAGGCAAGGAAGAGGAATAA
- a CDS encoding DUF2795 domain-containing protein: protein MASIIAKVSKSLKGIHFPADKEKCVEYAEKNMASDDVINTLRHMPDEEYDSMAGVWHAVGQMKQ, encoded by the coding sequence ATGGCTTCGATCATTGCAAAGGTTTCAAAATCTTTAAAGGGCATCCATTTCCCCGCAGATAAGGAGAAATGCGTCGAGTATGCGGAAAAGAACATGGCTTCGGACGACGTCATAAACACGCTCCGGCATATGCCGGACGAGGAATACGACAGCATGGCCGGCGTCTGGCATGCGGTAGGCCAGATGAAGCAGTAA
- a CDS encoding PaaI family thioesterase, with product MTSEDLKRFFKRDKFAEYNGITLLEAADGHARSSMPVTPQHLNGLGIVHGAALFTLADFTFAAASNSRGNVAVAINANISYMKAVSSGLLFADAREVSINSKIGTYTIDITNESGELLAIFQGMVYRKKEKVEDIKSA from the coding sequence ATGACATCCGAAGACTTAAAACGTTTTTTCAAAAGGGATAAGTTCGCAGAATATAACGGCATTACTTTGCTCGAGGCGGCCGACGGGCACGCCCGGTCGTCCATGCCGGTGACCCCGCAGCACCTCAACGGCCTGGGCATCGTCCATGGAGCGGCTCTTTTTACGCTTGCCGATTTCACCTTCGCGGCGGCGTCCAACTCCCGGGGCAACGTGGCCGTGGCCATCAACGCCAACATCTCCTACATGAAGGCCGTGTCATCGGGCCTTTTATTCGCGGACGCGCGGGAGGTCTCTATCAACTCGAAGATCGGCACGTACACCATCGACATCACCAACGAGTCGGGTGAGCTGCTCGCCATCTTCCAGGGCATGGTCTACCGGAAGAAAGAAAAAGTGGAAGATATCAAGTCAGCGTAA
- a CDS encoding MTH865 family protein has translation MPIKKPNYSEFAQAPGDSAIKELEMMKVTIVSQMEGAGVKFPIKNKAELLKVFPKATPMGCSYKGKTMTMFDLISHLDDSDFPIKNAGDAAALITTRCFI, from the coding sequence TTGCCCATCAAGAAGCCCAACTATAGTGAATTCGCGCAGGCACCGGGTGACTCCGCGATCAAAGAGCTGGAAATGATGAAGGTGACCATCGTCTCGCAGATGGAAGGCGCGGGCGTGAAGTTCCCCATCAAGAATAAGGCAGAGCTGCTTAAGGTCTTCCCTAAGGCGACGCCCATGGGCTGCAGCTATAAGGGAAAAACCATGACAATGTTCGACCTGATATCGCACCTCGACGACTCCGACTTCCCCATCAAGAACGCCGGGGACGCGGCGGCCCTCATCACCACGCGGTGCTTTATTTAG
- a CDS encoding ester cyclase, whose product MYSEEMNVEKENKALVRRFYEDFYNRSRLDAIDDMFDPSYIHHTPEVPEEKMSYEEYREHILSLARAFPHMKVTIDDQVAEKDRVATRYTMYGIQEGDLPGIPARGRDVKVAAMTILSVKGGRIVEGWEVYDSLDMALQLGVAQVVSTLSKGPQEKGYFTGWEDYNV is encoded by the coding sequence ATGTACTCCGAGGAGATGAATGTCGAAAAGGAGAATAAGGCGCTGGTGAGGCGCTTCTACGAGGACTTCTACAACCGGTCCCGCCTGGATGCGATCGACGATATGTTCGACCCGTCCTACATCCATCACACGCCCGAAGTCCCTGAAGAGAAAATGAGCTACGAGGAGTACCGTGAGCACATACTTTCTCTGGCCCGTGCCTTCCCCCACATGAAAGTCACCATCGATGACCAGGTCGCGGAGAAGGACAGGGTCGCGACCAGGTATACGATGTATGGCATACAGGAGGGCGACTTGCCGGGCATACCCGCACGAGGGCGTGACGTCAAAGTCGCCGCGATGACCATACTGTCCGTGAAGGGCGGCCGGATCGTGGAAGGCTGGGAGGTCTATGACTCGCTCGACATGGCCCTTCAGCTAGGTGTCGCCCAGGTCGTTTCCACCTTGAGTAAAGGGCCGCAGGAGAAAGGGTATTTTACCGGCTGGGAAGACTATAACGTATAA
- a CDS encoding YkgJ family cysteine cluster protein: MSTGNFFERCKRCKACCRTSDRFVHIHVCGHEKRLMELLAYQGRDTKEILVPYGASCPFLNGSGCTLADIKPLQCRMYPLLFLRGGSLGVDPACTSSEEYMAQLEDASSEAWQHYDAMRKEAAMLSDKEKALLAEWSHYVPDVVVIKTDGE, from the coding sequence ATGAGCACGGGCAATTTTTTCGAGCGGTGTAAACGATGCAAGGCCTGCTGCCGCACGTCGGACCGCTTCGTGCACATCCACGTCTGCGGCCACGAGAAGCGGCTAATGGAATTGCTGGCATATCAGGGAAGGGACACTAAAGAGATCCTCGTCCCTTACGGCGCGTCGTGCCCGTTCCTGAACGGGTCGGGCTGCACGCTGGCCGATATTAAGCCTTTACAGTGCCGCATGTACCCGCTGCTCTTTCTCAGGGGCGGTTCGCTGGGAGTCGACCCGGCCTGTACGAGCAGCGAGGAATACATGGCTCAGCTCGAGGATGCGTCCAGCGAAGCCTGGCAGCATTACGACGCCATGCGAAAAGAGGCGGCCATGCTCTCGGATAAGGAAAAAGCGCTCCTTGCGGAATGGAGCCATTATGTCCCGGACGTTGTCGTCATTAAGACGGATGGCGAATAA
- a CDS encoding HAD family phosphatase → MEISGMMQPHCSINVRRYRAILFDLDGVITDTMEFHYEAFHTAFKRLGIDVTPRDIYTREGMPSMKLGKELIEEYGVRASEEELRRTVEEKRELYREIASGKIKAYPGVPETLAMLRENGVKLGLVTGSNRKSVMKVVGEAGLNGMFDTIVTAEDTEKGKPFPDPYWKGMEMLGVDKAYSVVVENAPMGIMSAKAAGADYVIAVTTTLPKEYFKDADDIMPSFVDLGDCLARRMENKLS, encoded by the coding sequence ATGGAAATATCCGGGATGATGCAGCCCCACTGTTCCATTAACGTCCGGCGGTATCGGGCAATCCTGTTCGACCTTGACGGTGTTATCACGGACACGATGGAGTTCCACTACGAGGCGTTCCACACGGCGTTCAAGCGGCTCGGCATCGACGTTACGCCCCGGGATATTTACACGCGGGAGGGCATGCCCTCTATGAAGCTGGGTAAAGAGCTGATCGAGGAATATGGCGTCCGGGCGAGCGAGGAAGAGCTAAGGCGGACCGTCGAGGAGAAGCGGGAGCTGTACCGGGAGATCGCTTCGGGAAAGATCAAAGCCTATCCCGGCGTCCCGGAGACGCTGGCCATGCTCCGCGAGAACGGCGTGAAGCTGGGCCTGGTGACGGGCAGCAATCGTAAGTCCGTCATGAAGGTCGTGGGAGAGGCAGGCTTGAACGGCATGTTCGATACCATCGTGACCGCCGAGGACACGGAGAAAGGCAAGCCGTTTCCCGATCCATACTGGAAGGGAATGGAGATGCTCGGCGTGGATAAGGCGTATAGCGTGGTCGTGGAGAACGCGCCGATGGGCATAATGTCGGCAAAAGCGGCGGGCGCCGACTACGTCATCGCCGTGACGACGACCCTGCCGAAAGAATATTTTAAGGACGCCGACGACATCATGCCTTCTTTTGTAGATCTTGGCGATTGCCTGGCGCGGCGAATGGAAAATAAGCTCTCCTGA